The following DNA comes from Salminus brasiliensis chromosome 21, fSalBra1.hap2, whole genome shotgun sequence.
TTGCAGTAGTAGAGCAAGTTCAAGCCTAGGCTAGCCATAAGGTAGGCAAGGCACATTATTTAAGTTACCTTGTGGGGAGAAAGTAATGATCACTGAAAGCTAGCCAAGTCTAGGCCTAGACTACACAACATGGATTCCCTCACTGAAAGGAAAATGTAGTCAAAGACTAGGCATAATCCCTGTCCAggaaagctgtgtttttttttttttactttcagctCCAActgacttaataataataataataataataattagtcaACCCCAAACATCAAGCTACAACCAGCTCTTAACGTCTAGATTTGCTGCTGCataatactattaatactaccactaccactactacgatcaccactaataataataataataataataatactaataatagtaaaaaaattaaaaaaagaataaaagttTACATTAAGTTTTAGCTTCTAGATTTGGTGCTGTTAAAACAtacaactattattattattattattattattattattatcatcatcatcattattgttgttattaattGTTTAACATTTAACACAGAACATGAAGCTACTAGAACTTCTAGATTCGGtgccataaaaaaataataaaataaataaaaacaacaacaataataataataatggtttaCATTAGGTTGTAGCTAGCATTGATGctgttaaaaatacattaataaaataataataataataataaattaattcaacTCAGAACATAAGGCTCCCAACTTCTTATTTTGGTGCCATAAAATAacttataattaaataaataaacaaaaaacaataatagtaaCAATGTTTAATTACATGCTATGAAACACATGATTTGTTTGATTTCATTACATTCCAGCCCCCATGGAAGTCAGTATTTTCCTTATATAATGCTTTACATTAGATTTTAGCTTCTAGACTTGCTGCTGTTaaaaaacatataataataataataataataataatgtaataaaaaaatatttcttgCAGTAACAGTTTTACTGTCTCAGACATTACTTTTACAGACTGGCAGTCCAACTGAATTCAGTCAGACGTAATGCACAAATCTGGTGCAACCCAGGCTAAGAGTGCTGAGCAAGAGAGATTTATACCATCTCAGTCTCGTTCTCCCTCTTCCTGGCCTAAATACCCACATGCTGACGACAGATCAGGGCCAGCCTGCGTTCTTTAAAGGTTCGACTACATTTCATTCTATACTTCGTTTGCCTAATATGTCTTGCAGCCAAAGGAGCAGGAATATGTAAATCAGTACCTCTAGTCTTTTCTCAACATCCTTAAACAAGGCATCCAGAATTATATTACAGGAGGCCCCCTGCGTTTCCCCCGTACCCCAATCAGACCCTGCACACTGTCTGCATGTGGCCACAACAAAAACATTACACTTGGCTGCCTCCCATAGTTGTTTTTCTAGCATGTTAGCAAAGGCTCGGTAACCAAACTCAATCAGAGACGGTCATGGAAGGATGGCTAGATACCAGGATAGCAGAGGCAAGCAGACAGGCTCCCAGTGATGGAATGCAAAAGCCCTAGCCCACTGTACACATTAGTAAGGTCTGTGTCTGCGTCTGCGTCCTCAGAAAAGCATTAAAGTGGTGCTTTAGTGTTCCGCTGTCCCgcattttttataaaatatgtcACCAGATCAAATGATATTTACGTTTGCAGCAATAAAGTTGATGAACTGATGATTCACCTATGCTAAAATAACGTTTCCACACCCGATGAAGCTTATTCTGACCTTATACAGTACTCCAAATGCTAAGAAGACACGCTTCCAGAAGATAatattactaattatttaattaagaaATATAGAACTGTTCTTCATGGACATGGTGacaaaaatacactaaataaattaataaaataaaactgcgTAAGACGATGATTTTCAATGTGGTTTTACGTGCAGGATATCATGGATATAGCTCTTTTTTTGGCAATCCTAATTGGCccatatagatatatacatcCTTAATAGCTATATTTGACTATAAGGACAAttgcatttattaaatgtaatatttgttacattttgttacaataaaatatgtaaattgcAGCAATTGTTTAATTTCACCACTGGGTCAcctcattaagcactgatttatcaaaccaggtgttggaggaAAACTAAGTAGTACTACTAGACTCCCataaggagagctttggagatgttttaatgaacacagtgatggaaaacctcGACTTTTTCTAAGAATTTTATCAGTGTTTATTCTAGTGTTtcactgaggaaataaacacttactgccagACAAGCAGCATTTTAGGTGCACCTacccacctacctacctacctacccacACATACTTTACTGTACTACAGTGAAAGATTACCTGTGTGTTTTGGAAGTAGTGCCTCCAAAGAGGTCTGATCTTATCCTGGCCACCCACATCCCACACAGTGAAGCAAATGTTCTTGTACTCGACCGTCTCAACGTTGAAGCCTGCAGAAGACACGCAAACATGCATATGGTTAATGATTCATTGGGTTTCTGGGGCATTATATCATGTCGTCTTTCAATCTGAGAGCAACCCATTAAAGCACCCGTAAGGATCAGCCTCAGAAACTCCATCCCAGCCAGCTGAGGATCAGCTCTGTGTTTACTGACCGAGAGCATGGCAAACATATGCACTGTGTGTTTTAGCAGGGGCGTGGGTGTGCCATTGCTGTGGTAGTATGCTGTGCCGATTCTTGACGGAGGCTTTAAACATCATGCAAGTAGCACAGGTATACAAACCTATGGTGGGGATTGTTGTGACTATTTCTCCAAGTTTAAGTTTGTACAGGATGGTGGTCTTTCCAGCAGCATCAAGACCAACTGCGGGAAAAGAGAACAGAGACAATATTCAGCCTTTTTTAAgtcatacagtcatgtgaacaaATCAGGACATGAGGGACAGACTACAGTTTCCATAGAAGACCAAAACTAAGCCCAGGACATCCAGAACtgtgtgctttggacagataaATCTAGAGTCTTGCCCTGATGAGGCTTTTTTTGGACAGCAAGGACTTTCTCCTTGCACACCTTGCACACAAGTCCATGAAGCCAAACCCATCTCTTTCTGATGCAACTGCAAGAGCTACCAGCAGGTTCAGTAGATGACGTTTTGGGACCGCCTGAGACTTGacgcatcttgtggtctgctcctgggctgaacttgctaggacagcctcatcattttaaatgttctccacttgcAGATTTTTTCTTATTGTCCTGAGATGATTTTAGGTCTCTTCCCAGACTCATGCACCTACAACCTTCTTCCTGAAGGAGCCACAGAgatctttggatctggccatgttggtgaTCTTCAGCACTCTCTCAACAGGGCctctccagaatcctctctaatgaTCTTCTAATGATCTGCAACCTTTTCACCCAAGTTTCACCcaagttcttcttcttcttatagtCAGCTAGCTACTTTACCTCCATCTTTCATCTCTAATGTTTACATGATGATCAAGTGTCCAACGTTTTCATGAGGTTTCCTAATCTGACTAAATCAGCAAGTCTAAATCAGCAGAAAATAAACTGGGCTTGTTAGCTATTCTAGctgaagctgaagatgaagctgaagctgaagatgaagctgaaggtctaagaagttCTTAGATGGGTGAGTATATATCTTGGACAGTAGCTAGCTGGCTGTAAAAACTAATAATTAAGCCCAGCAACTAAACTATTACTGTAAAACAAGTGGCACTAGCTACTTAAATCCAGCTCAAACTTCAGGGAAAGGTGGAGAGCTAGAGAGCTAGCGGCtaacttcagctagctaacgAGCTAACGAGCTaacgagctagctagctacttccAAGAAACTTGCCTTCAAAAACCCTGAGCTTATTTTCCAACTCACCCATCAAAATCCTCATCTGTTTTTTGCCGAAAAGCCGAGAGAAGACGCTGGAAATGGTCAGCCCCATCGTGGCTCTGGTTTAAGGGGTGTCCGTTAGCTGAATTCGCTGAAGTTACCGAGCTGTTTACCGGAGCTCTGGGTGGAGAAAGTCGGCGCAGgaggctaacaggctaacaggctaacaggctagctgagctgagctgggctGAGCTGGGCTGGGTTTTGGATAGCGCACCAGCACACCCCTTCAGAGGCTGTTTTCCTCAAGCTGGAGAACCGGGAGGAAACTATCCTCTGCTACACATTTACAAAAGAGTCTGAACGCTTTTCTGCTTCCTGAGAAACAAACGCAGAGCCAGCTTTAGCCCccggacagcagcagcagcttcagtagcttcagcagcttcagcagcaggtctgcctttctgtttctgctccacGTCACACTCTTACTTTGGGGCCGAGATGACGTCACATGTGCCACATCACAAGCTTTGAGAGTTGGGAGAGCTGAGCGCTCACATGTTCAGTAATGCACTAtactgtgtgtccaaaagtttctggacaccccttccaatgaatgcactCGGGTACTTtaagatgcagatgtgcagatgtgcagatgtgcaaatgcaccccccctcccaccccatCCCATCCCACCTGTAGGACACACATTACATCAttccagtagaataggactctctgaagcagaagggtgtatagcccccccccccctctctctctctctctctctggaatgatgggtggtgctccatccactactttttgtggacacccctgggGTGTCCCTGTattgaagtactgccaatagaacagggctCTCTGAACCTGCAccatggcaccatgcctaatgccaggtgtgggattgaggggtagaaagccacccagcattgagctgtggagcagtggaagaactgtcttctctggaatgatgatgatgatggtggtggtggtgatggtgctccatccagtacttttgggataagttggggagctGTGGGCGAGGTggcgtggtgatcatccaacttaatgcaatcaaatctttacagctgtgctcctccaaaatcaactCTAGATGCAGTGGTGGCTCGGTTGGGTGGCTCAGTGGGGAGCTCTGGTTTATTGGGTTCACTTTTGAGCCCTTGAGGAAGGCCCCTGGGTGCCAAAGGCTGCacaccgctctgggcatgtgtgctcattgtgtatatgtgtgtttattgcaCATATGGGTTAAAGACAGAGGTCATATTTTAGCTCTGTGCAACACAGATGTTGATTGTCTTTGCTTCTGTGATACCCTTGATGTCGGAATTACCATGTTGACAAttaaaaaatgatatatttttaattatgtatAAAATCACAGATATACATATTACACAAATAACATTTTAAGAGCTGTTGGTCAATGCAAACACAGATAGTGCAGTAGAAACATAGTGTATAGTATATACACAAACGACACTATTTgatatatacaatattattatatacataaaaGCCAATGTAAGCAAAAATGATATATTCATATACAGAAATAGTGCAGTGTTATTGTTTGGAGAGTTGATCAGTCAGCCAGTCCAGTCCTTCATATAAGCCTGCTCCACTGATCGCACAGGTGGACTGAATGTGCCACTgcagataaaaacaaaaagaaaacaaaaaggaaaacagataaacatcaagTGATGATCGCAGTTTGCTGCTACGCCTATACCAACTGTTACAAACTCAGTCCGCGTAACACTGCGGGACAGATCCGCCACTCACCACTCGGTCAGTCATGGTATTCAACCGCAGCCTCTCCGTCAACTCCTGCAGAGGCATAGCTTTGGGTAAATCCTGTTTGTTTGCCAGAACTAGCACAGCAGCGTCCCTCAGCTGATCTTCCTGAAGCTAAAGGTGAAGGGAAAGGTATGTGATGAGCACCATATGcattgctctctctgggtgggtaggatggaaccaacacgctctgaggaaggCACCGAGCGAGCTACCCATCCACCcaccaactgtgctctctcaagctccgactgctgatggcaggcagcatgacccgggattggAACCAGCAATGCTCTGGTTTTAGCGGCAGCACTTTAGCCCGCTGGACCACTCATCAGCAATTCATACATATCATGGACCCCCTACACGTACCAGCGTCTGCAGCTCCCCAGAAGCTTCCTCAATCCGCTCACAGTCACTGCTGTCCACCACGAAAATGAGGCCCTGTGGTAAGACATAATATATAAGGGTCGATTTCAATGAAGGCGCAAATTAGCCTCCAGTAACGCCACGTTAGTGCCTcagtgatgatcaccaccttggTATTCTCATAGTAGTGCTTCCAGAGTCGTCTCAGAAGACCCTGCCCGCCTATGTCCCAGACTGTGAAGGAGATGTTGTTGTACTCGACCGACTCGACATTGAAGCCTGTAAATAAGACCGAAGCGGTCAGCAGGGTGCCCTGAGCGGTTAAACCAGTCATTATAAAGATGCAGAACAGATCTCACCAAGGGTGGGAATCAATGTGACGACTTCCCCCAGTTTGAGTTTGTAGAGGATGGTGGTCTTCCCTGCTGCATCCAGCCCAACTGTGAGGAAGATGTGAAACACTCTCAGATTCACATAGTTACAGATTAGTGATCTGACTGGTGTTCTCATCATCCATCTATCCTTCCATCACTCATCcatcatccaaccatccattcATACATCCATTCATCAATCAATCCATTCATACACAGATTCATACATCCATTCATCCAACtatcatccatccatttatccatcatCTATCATAATCTATGTCAGTGTGAAGCGCTTCATTTAcagaatcaatcaatcagtaaaGTAAATTCaccaataaatcaatcaatcaatcagtaaaCTCACAGATACATCAATCAGTAAAATAAACTCACagataaatcaataaatcaatcattCAGAACAGTAAACTCACGATAAATCAATCAATTGATCAATCAGTCAGTAAAATAAACTCACAGATAaatcaatgaatcaatcaatTAGTAAAGTAAACttacaataaatcaatcaatcgatCAATCAGTAAAATAAACTCACAGATTaatcaatgaatcaatcaatTAGTAAAGTAAACttacaataaatcaatcaatcgatCAATCAGTAAAATAAACTCACagattaatcaattaatcaatcaattagTAAAGTAAACttacaataaatcaatcaatcgatCAATCAGTAAAATAAACTCACagataaatcaatcaatcaattagtAAAGTAAACTTAcgattaatcaatcaatcaatcaatcagtaaaACAAACTCACTGATAAATAAATCAGTCGATTGATCAGTAAAGTGAACTCACGATAAATCAATTGATTGATCAGTAAAGTAAACTCACTGATAAATAAATCAGTCGATTGATCAGTAAAGTGAACTCACGATAAATCAATTGATTGATCAGTAAAACAAACTcactgataaataaataaatcaatcgaTCAGTAAAGTAAACTCACAGATAAATCAATCGATTGATCAGTAAAGTAAACTCActgataaataaatcaatcgATCAGTAAAGTAAACTCActgataaataaatcaatcgATCAGTAAAGTAAACTCacagataaataaatcaatcagtaAAGTAAACTCACAGATAAATCAATCGATTGATCAGTAAAGTAAACTCACAGATAAATCAATCGATCGATCGATCAGTGCAGTGAACTCACCGATTAAGATTTTGATTAGTGGTTTGTGTGAGAGCCGAGAGAAGATGCTGGAGATGATGAGGCCCATGCTGAGGGCTGAGTGAGGCTGAGCTGATCTCTGTGAGGTCTTCACTCTGCTCCACACCTTTATACACACAGCGCTGATGACGTCACCTCCGCTCCGCACAGGTGCCACGCGCTTCTGTTCTGCTGGAGGAAGCCTCGTTTCAAAACCCAACGCGCTGAGAATGACGTGTCGTGAACACGTGACCCTGCGTTTAGCCACACCTACAATCACAACGACCAGGTACACTGTGATACCCTGTGATACCCTGTGATACCCTGTGATACACTGTGCTAAATAAACACTTTCAGCTTCATACTGTTCTggttactgttgttgttttattcgTTATAACTTTAAAgtttattattaaagtaataaagtattattattattattattattattagtagtagtagtagtagtagtagtagtaatgttattcatacaaacaatgcaaataaagaaaataaaaacaataatttggTATTTTTAGATATATAATAAAGTACGTATAATCATCACCATATCAACATTATTATGATTAtcattcatcatcattattattattgttatttcatccataaatgaaaaaatactaccaataataatgatattaacaacaacaattttgatgataataataatactatttggacatgatattattattattattacaacaataaaacaatattgtTCTAACACTTATAACATTGTTATAACATTTACGTTATTATTAGACCTTGCAACAGTTATAGCATTAGTATaatgtagtattattattattattagtattctGGTCATTATTAGGCTGTAGAAGTGTTGTAGCTAGTTTTGCTGTTGTTATTACTGTAGTCCTGTACAGTGAAATCAGTGAAATCAGTGTAATCAGTGAAATCAGTGTAATCAGTGAAATCAGTGAaatcagtgtaatcagtgtaatcagtgtaaggTTCTCGTTATTGCTGCTCTTTCAGCCACGTCATTCCGCTCGCGCTGGATCCTGAAGTAAAACTTCCTCCAGCAGAGCAGCGCGCGCGTGTTCGCTTTTGCAGAGCGGAAGTGGCGTCTCCAGCGCTGCCTATTTAAATCCGCGCAGGGGCCGTTTGATCAGCAGAGCGCGAGCTGGTGTTCAGAGCAGTGGTCTGTGGAACAGCAGCGCAGCACAGGACCCTCACAGCACCCAGCAGCGCCACTCTCCACTGTCTCTCAGCATGGGCAACTTCTTCACCTACCTCTTCTCCCGTCTGATCGAGAAGAAGCAGATGCGCTTACTGATGGGTAAgtgaaatcacacacacacacacacacacacacacacacacacacacacacacacacacacacacacacacacacacagtattccAGACTGCATTCATGATTTAATCACTTCAACTTAACAGAACTTtaatctttgtttattttttgtttagtttttaattaatataatattaaatattaaaattatatattatatattattatatatatatatattgtaataatcATTCATTAATGCTTTACTTTTTTCTTAAACAGTAAACATACAAACAGAACTGAATTTTgaagatacatatatatatatatatatacaaaagtaAATGTCTGTAATACTCATTTTATTTTGATACTAtgataatattaacaataataataataataataacaataaaagctAAGTTAAACAGAAACAGCCTATGTTTAAACATTGATACCTcatattcttcttattattgctATCaatattattagtttatttacctttcttataataataatatacatttatattagaaatgtatatatcatttgtcatttatatataatgtatttataaatgaCTAATATGAACATATGtatattatttgtaatattattattattattcataataagaatactaacaacaacaagaataataataataataataataataacaagaagaAGATGAAGTGACGTGCAGCACCACGTGAGGAATATTTAAATAATGGGgtgttttaaaacttttgactggtagaaCATAAAAATATGATCAAGATTGcttttttattacattgttGTTAAACAATTGACAATAGAAACAACAAAGTTATGCTTGTAATACTAATGTCAATTTTATATCAATATGATGAGTGGGGCgttttaaaacttttgactggtagtaaataaaaaataacacgTTTTATGACTTGAGTCAATCAATAGAACCTGTTCTCTAAAATATGGTAAGAGGCTTCATTGCTGTCGAGGAACTGTTCATTTCACTTCAACAGATCATGTGATCTGGccaggggtgccaaaacttaCGCATCTGAACCGCACTGTATGTGTAGTGTCGATACTGTGAGACTGAGAGCATTACTAATCGAATCTGACATGACCTTCCTCTGGATATTCTCACAGTTGGGCTGGATGCAGCAGGGAAGACCACCATCCTCTACAAACTCAAACTGGGGGAAGTCGTCACAACGATCCCCACCCTCGGTAAGATCCAGGAGACACGTTGTGGAGCCACACAGGAACAAGCCATGATATGAAGAAagcgagtgtgtttgtgtgagtgagcGAACAACTGTAGAGCCTAATCAACAACCCCCCCCCTTCTGTAAACAGGCTTCAACGTTGAGACGGTCCAGTACAAGAACATCTCCTTTACCGTGTGGGACGTGGGTGGACAGGACGTGATCAGAAGGCTCTGGAGGCACTACTATCAGAATACCAGCGTAAGTGGACCATCCTCAGGAACGCTGAGCCACACTATCAGTCACGTACTTAAAAAGCAGAATCTTAAAAATGGTAAAGACACTGTCCAAaagtacactatattgacaaaagtattgggacacctgcttatttattgtttcttctgaaatcaagggtattaaaaagagtgtcgccagcttttgttggagttactgtctctactatccagagaacAAAGccttctaatagattttggaggagcattgctgtgaggatttgattggttTCAGTTGTAAGAgtggcattagtgaggtcaggatgttggatgaccaccaccccacctcatccttaacAGTATTGATTGgatcaccaaccatcattcctagaacacagttcttccactgctccacagctcattgctggggggctctatacccctctagcccacgcctggccctATGATggtcttctccagagagtcctattccattggcagtacttctctacagagactacaAAGGTCACCATATCCATTGTcgagcattgggctgtggagtaatggaactgcattctctggagtgctggagctcaAACCAGCCACTGGAATTAGCTAGGTTGGTACACCATCAgtacttgacctcactaataatCTTgtggctgagtgcaatcaaacaCAGAGGCTGTTAGCACAGCAAAAGGCAGCAAAAAGCCTCTCAGTACACGTTATTTCAGAGGAAAGAGATAAGCAGATGTCTACAGACCTTTGGACATCAGTGTAAGCAGTGTTTAATTGAACCTGGTGGTCTTTTCTGTAGGGCATTATCTTCGTAGTGGACAGCAACGATCGCGAGCGGATTGAAGAAGCTTCAGAGGAGCTGCGAACGATGGTGGATAACCGCTGTTGATTTTGCTGCaaattctgaaattctgaaGTTTTGTCCAAGAGCGTTGCTCacattcttcttcatcttcttcaccTTTAGCTtcaagaagatgagctgagggaCACTGTGGTGCTGGTTCTGGCAAACAAACAAGATTTACCCAAAGCAATGCCAGTCCAGGAGATGGCCGAGAGGCTGGGTTTGCACACAATGAAGGGAAGAACTGTGAGTAGCTCATAATTCCAAAAATACTGGACTCCAACACGGTTTAGTTGCTCATAGAGCTGGGCTCACAAACAAGGATGAGGCCTACGCTCTTCAAATTTGGacgaattattaaaaaaaactgatcaatcaatcaattaatttgATTTTTGAATCAATCAGTAAGTTTGGTGAGTCAATAAGTTAATTCGATTTTTTTGATCAACCAATAAGTTTTGATCAATCAGTAAGTTTGATTAGTCAATAAGTTCATTCGATTTTGTACTTAATTCATACGTTTTGATCAGTcaatacattttgtttttttgattgaTCAATAAATTGATTAGATTTTTTGATCAATCCACAAGTTTTGATCAGTCATTAAGTTTGatcagtcaatacatttatCAATCAATAGGTTTGATCAGTCCATACattaattagtttttttaaatgatcaatAAATCAATATCAATCAATAGGTTTGATCAGTCAATACATTAATTTGTTTTTGATTGATcaataaattagattttttgatCAATCCACAAGTTTTGATCAGTCATTAAGTTTGatcagtcaatacatttatCAATTAATAGGATTGATCAGTCAATacattaatttgtttttttgattGATCAATAAATTAATATCAGTCAATAGGTTTGATCAATCTATAAGTTCGTCAGATTTGTTGCTGAAATGTTTCTTTAAGGTGCTGTTTAGCCTGTTtacatggttctgtatagtaccAA
Coding sequences within:
- the LOC140543313 gene encoding ADP-ribosylation factor 4-like isoform X1, encoding MGLIISSIFSRLSHKPLIKILIVGLDAAGKTTILYKLKLGEVVTLIPTLGFNVESVEYNNISFTVWDIGGQGLLRRLWKHYYENTKGLIFVVDSSDCERIEEASGELQTLLQEDQLRDAAVLVLANKQDLPKAMPLQELTERLRLNTMTDRVWHIQSTCAISGAGLYEGLDWLTDQLSKQ
- the LOC140543313 gene encoding ADP-ribosylation factor 4-like isoform X2, translating into MGLIISSIFSRLSHKPLIKILIVGLDAAGKTTILYKLKLGEVVTLIPTLGFNVESVEYNNISFTVWDIGGQGLLRRLWKHYYENTKGLIFVVDSSDCERIEEASGELQTLVREDQLRDAAVLVLANKQDLPKAMPLQELTERLRLNTMTDRVWHIQSTCAISGAGLYEGLDWLTDQLSKQ
- the LOC140543359 gene encoding ADP-ribosylation factor 4-like yields the protein MGNFFTYLFSRLIEKKQMRLLMVGLDAAGKTTILYKLKLGEVVTTIPTLGFNVETVQYKNISFTVWDVGGQDVIRRLWRHYYQNTSGIIFVVDSNDRERIEEASEELRTMLQEDELRDTVVLVLANKQDLPKAMPVQEMAERLGLHTMKGRTWNIQPTCAVNGTGLYDGLDWLSDKLSKK